Genomic segment of Bubalus kerabau isolate K-KA32 ecotype Philippines breed swamp buffalo chromosome 6, PCC_UOA_SB_1v2, whole genome shotgun sequence:
CACAAGGAACCCTCGGCAGCCCTCACGCTTGCCGAGTCCCTGGAGGTACCTGACAAGAATCACTTTTTACCTTCTGATGATCCTCCTCCCTTGTTCCGAAGATCGACCCACCACCCTTGCTTCCTGGCTGGCCTTCTGCTCTGCAGGCTGCCTCACGAGCTCCTCTTTCTACCTTCCCTCCAGGGCCCACCCTCAGCCTCCCCTCCACATTCTCCCCGTACAACCTCACTGACCCCCCTGCTGGGACAACCACCTAAAGATCTGGCAGTTGGTGTCTCTCAGTCTCTTACTTCTGCCTGAGCTCCAGGCTGAGACTTCTGTCAGGGCTAGACATGCTGGAGAAGTGTTCCACACTCAGCAGGTCCAACAACTGACAGACTAACTGCTGCCCTTTGCCCTGGCCCAgcacccctcctcctcccacgcCCCCACCAGGGGGCGGTTCCCTAAGCCAGAAACCACCTGGTCGTCTCAGGTCGCTCCTTCCCTCCACCAATCTTGCCCACTCTGCTTTGTAAACCTCATCCCTTCTCTTTTCACAGGGTCAGGGCCTCAGTTCAAGAATTACAGCAGCCCTTGCATAGAAATCAATAAAGCTAGAACACACCCTCATACtgtgcaaaaaaataaatgcaaaacggCTTAAAGACAAACATGACATGACACCTTAAAACTCTTAGAAGCGagtataggcaaaacattctctgacataaattgtaccaatgttttcttaggtcagtctcccaagacaatagaaataaaaataaacaaatgggactgaaTTTTGGGACTTAcaaattttgcacagcaaaggaaacattaaaaaaaaaaaaacacaaacctacAGAacggaagaaaatatttgtaaatgatgtcaCAGACAAGGGctttatctccaaaatatacaaacagctcatacaactcaaccacaaaaaaccaaacaacccaatcaaaaaatgggcagaagaccttaagaccttaacagacatttctccaaagatggccagtaggcacatgaaaagatgctcagcatcactaattattagagaaatgcaaaccaaaactacgaGGTACctcctcacactagtcagaatgaccACCGCTAAAAAGTCTACagatgataaatgctggagagtgtggagaaaagggaacccttctacactgctggtgggaatgtaaattggtgcagccattatggaaaacagcatgacgttccttagaaaactaaaagcaCAATGACAttctgatccagcaatcccactcctgggcacatacctggacaaaactataattcaaacagatgcatgcacccctgtgttcatggcagcactattcacaatagccaatacgtggaagcaacctaagcgtccatcgacagatgaatggatgaagatgtggtatatacacaatggaatactacttggccacaaaaaagaacaaaacaatgccttttgtggcaacatggatgcgATGAGAGATCATCATATTAAgtgaataagtcagagaaagaccacATATATATCACATGTGGATGCCATATATCACATGTGgtatctaaaatatggcacaaatgaacatatctgcaaaacagaaacagactcacagacacagagaactgaactgtggttgccagggggtggcgggtggaggagaggaggactgggagtttgggattagcgtACGTAAACTATTATATGtaagatggataaacaaggtcatacatatagcacagggaactatattcaataccctgtgacaaagcataatggaaaagaatatttgaaaaagaatgcctatagtatataactgagtcactctgctctACAGCAGAGAtttacacaacactgtaaatcaactatacttcaattaaacaaaataataaagcttCCCAACTGGTTCCCTtgtctctaattttctctctcttgtttATCCTGAATGCTGTTCTGAAATACCTATCCATCATGTCACTTACCATGACCTACCTCATGAAATCACAACCTCTAAGCTTGGCTCACAAGACCGCTGCTTTCCCCAGATTACCCTCACAGCTTATGTCCTTGCCACCACACCAAACCGCTTCCTGTTCCTCAAAGGGCACTTTCATACctcttcctggaattcccttccttttcttctccagctAGTGAAATTTCACTCATTTTAAAAGCTGTGTCCTAAGAGGAATGGTAAAACTTCCAGGGGCAGTGGGGTAAGGTAGTGATAAAGGAGGTATACTATATTTTAAGTATTCCCTTGCCTGCTGAGAGGCTCCCGCCCCAAATCTGAGTGCTACTTACTCTTGCAGTTTGAGGAttcttattgttattttcttcctcttcttcttccattATCATCTCATCCACTTGCATTACCTTCCGTGCTATAAGAGTTTTAACAGAGTGATATTTCTCATGGGAATAAACTTTTATGCATTCACATTTCTTATAGGAAATAAAACTTGAGCAATCTTAGGTTGTAATCAAGAAACAGATCCAATagaaagatgattaaaaaaaaaaaaaggatttagccacacacacacaaaaggtctCAGAGTGGTTAAAAAACCCTCTATCGTGCTTTGTATGGGCAGCCCAGCATTCTGATTAAGAATGCAGACCCCAGAGCCAGACAGCCTTGAGCCTGAGGCCTGATCCTGCCTCTGACTATGCCCCATGGTTTTCACCGCGACCCTCAATTTCTTCTTCTATAAAACGGAGGAGACACTTCATGGGGATATGACGAGACATGGAATGTGTGCTCCACGAAAACGGCGTCTTTGTTATTCATCCCAAAGTCTAGAATTGTGCCTACAAgtgcttattaaatatttgtggGATGAATGAATGTAAAGTCCCTTGAATGATACTGAACACATTATAAGTattaatgttgttcagtcactaagttgtgtccaactcttttcaaccccatggactgctgtatgccaggcttcccggtccttcactatctttcaagattgctcaaattcacgtccattgagtcagtgttgctatctaaccatctcatcctctgaagccctcttcttcaatctttctcagcatcagggtcttttctaatgagttagctcttcgcatcaggtggccaaaatattggaacttcagcttcagctcagGCCTTCCAGtagatattcagggttgatttcctttaggattgactggtttgatctccttgctgtccacagaATTCTAGAGTCCTCTCTAACaacacaattctaaagcatcaattcttccgcattcagctttctttatgatccagctctcacatctgtacatgactactggaaaaaccatagctttgactatatggacctttgttggcaaagtgatatctttactttttaacatactgtctagattagtcatagctttccttccaaggagcaagctgcaGTTAGCATCCACAGTGActctggagaccaagaaaatctgtcactgtttctactttttccccttctaattaccatgaagtaatgggactggaagccatgatcttagttttttgaatgttattactatttattataataaaatactatttataaataataagttATTACAATTGTCATTTTAGAAGGGAAAGGAATATGAGGCATGTTTAAGATGGATGATTCAAGAGGAAGCAATAccagtttttaatatttaagggGTTGTCATATGGAAGACAGCTCTGCGGGACCTCAAAGAACAGAAGCAGTATCAATACGTAGATACCACAAGGAAACTTTGgttcaaaatcagaaaaaatgtTCTAACCATTCCAGCTGTCTATCATTGAAAGGGAGTGTCTCATTGCTAAATACATTCAACCACAGGCTAGAAAATCCTAAGTAGGGATTCCATAGAGAAATTTAACCGGGGGAAAGAGTTCAGATTCAAtgaattttaagcttttttttctgACACAAATaagaatacaaatatatttatcttaaaaaaaaaaaaaaaggcaagctgGAATAAACATTGAGTGGTATTTTAGGCCTGGCCCAGTAGAGAAGGTGCCGCCTGATGGGCAGCCTTAAACCCAGAGCTTAAGGTCAGTGACAGCATGTCCCTTGGAGAGCCCATCCTGGCCTGAATCTATGCTCACTAATTACAATCAGTGTCCCCAAACTTTCCCTCTAAGACAGTGTTTCCCTGAGTGTGGGGCATGTATGGGAGAGCATTTTTCATGGATGGGTCAGTGAACTGAGAAGCATGGAATGACATGCTGAGAAAGTTGGTCCCTTCACAGTTCTCTTTCAACCCTTCTGCTCACATCAGGAGTCTTGGCTAGCACTGCCGCGTCTTGTCACACCTCTCCAAACCTCGCTCGCCTCTCTCTCAGGGAAGGAAGCAGGCAACAAAGTTTGGTTTCCAGcacagcttttgtttttcttctttcattttagcTCACAAATTGGTCTGAAGAGTTCAGTTAGTTATCAGTCCTTCATATAATTAACTGAATGCAGAGGACAAAATCAAATTTTTGGATTTTCGAGACTGAGGACCAGGCATTAGAGGGAAGAGACTCCCCCAAGGAGGCCTCCCTGAGCAACCAGCCAACTACACTGGGCCTTTGCTCTCTCATTCCAACAAGGGGTTTTGAAAAGTACTCACTTTTGGCAAGTTTCAGGGGTGTCCGAGTAGCTTCTGCtgttaatttgtttatttctgtgatATCCAAGTCAGCCTGTGCCAAACACAGTCAGAAAACACCAGGTATATCCCATCAAATGTGAGGAAcaatattttaagattaaaaacaacttaaaaaaccATATTCTTTGATACATAAAGATTATGTTACTTATAACACAAAATACTGAACTCCCATAAATTCACCATACAACCAAAGACTCAAAACATTGCCAATTACTTGCTTCTGGCTATGTACTTTTCCCTGTACTATTTCTTTGCCTCTCCTCAGAAGGTGACTAGTGTCCTGATTCTGTCATTCCTTAGAGATAACCACTATCATTCCATCTGCCTGAAAGAAAGTGTGGGTATATGTATATTTCTCCACAAATGTCTATGTGCTTAAACAATATTTTGCTTGGTTCTGCTTTTGACCACTATTTGTGATTGAAATTAATTTGTTTTCACTGCTATGTAATACCTGTCACAATGGATTGGTCCAGTCTCCTGTCAATAGtattttgctattacaaacaCTACTGCTTTGAACTGTCTTATAGCTGTGTCTGATGCACGCATGTCCAGGTTTACTCTTGGCTGTATACTTAGGGATAGGGCATCAGAGAGTTTCAGGGTACACAGGTGTTCAGCCTTAATATTATgcaaaattgttttccaaagtgattgtacTTGTTTACATGCCAGGAGCAAACAGTCCAAGTTTCAAATGACCCATATTCTCTACAACATTTGATGCTATGTCAGTCTTCTCATTCcacccccagctttattgaggtataattgacaaatatcaTTCTAACACATTTAAAGTGTTAcgaaggtgagatgtatggagagagtaacatgggaacttaaattaccatatgtaaaacagatagcaaaTGGGAATTAgttgtatgtctcagggaactcaaacaggggctctgtaccaAACTAaaggtgtgggatggggaggagaatgggagggaggttcaagaggaaggggatatatgtatacctatggctgcaatggcaccccactccagtactcttgcctggaaaatcccatggacggaggagcctggtgggctgcagtccatggggtcactgagggtcagacacgactgagcgacttcactttcacttttcactttcatgcattggagaaggaaatggcaacccactccagtgttcttgcctggagaatcccagggacaggggagcctggtgggctgctgtctatggggtcgcacagagtcggacacgactgaagcgacttagcagcagtagcagcagcagcagtatggctgattcatgttaagatttgacagaaaacaacaaaattctgaaagcaattatccttcaattaaaaaataaatttaaaaaatgcctacatatataaaaaaagtgttacacatacacattgtgaaatgattatcacaatcaagttaattaatGCACCTATCACAGTTaccttaaaagaatttttttaagtctaaagttatgaccaacctagatagcatattcaaaagcagagacattacttttccaacaaaggttcgtctagtcaaggctatggtttttcccgtgtcatgtatggatgtgagagttggactgtgaagaaggctgagtgccaaagaattgatgcttttgaactgtggtgttggagaagactcttgagagtcccttggactgcaaggagatccaaccagtccattctgaaggagatcagccctgggagttctttggaaggaatgatgctaaagctgaaactccagtactttggccacctcatgcgaagagttgacacattggaaaagactctgatgctgggagggattgggggcaggaggagaagggaatgacagaggatgagatggctggatggcatcactgactcgatggacgtgagtctgggtgaactccgggagttggtgatggacagtgaggcctggcgtgctgcgattcatggggtcgcagagtcagacacgactgagcgactgaactgaactgaactgagagggccAAATGTTTTTCTGCTATGCTCCTGTACCCTTCAAAAAGGCTACCACTTACCATTCTAATTAAGTTTATTCCCAGGGGTAACTATCTATATGTATGGGAATAGCCAAAAGCAGGCATGCTTCACAAGCCTTTTCTTGTAGGGCACATTAAGTATCAGAATAGCCATTACAGACAAGGAATGACAGTTTCATCTCTGGATTGGTAGAGACTACATGGAGTACTCAGACAAGGATTCTGAGGCTGTCAGGGCTTAGCAAGAAGCTATGCTGTGCTAGAGAGATGAGCAGTGTCTGAAATGGAGGATGATTCAGTAGTCATAGTGGCTACTGAACAAATGATTCATAGCTCATGTGTCTGAGgaactgaatattttattaattttaattaaagttaCACATGGCTGGTGGCTATTGTAACAGACAGTACTGATCTAAACTCTATTCTGCCTCCCCATCATACTGCCTTCAGTCCTAGCAATCATGGCAGGGGGAAGAAGGTGAGAGGGAGTGGGGAATCCTGAGAGTCCCAAGCAAGAGCACAGCTTCTAGAGTATGATGTGAAAAGGCAACAGTCTCTTTGTCCCCTAGCAGGCCAGGGGTTTAAAGGAACTTGGCTTTCTACTTCACCTGCAAAGGTCAGGGCAAAGAGCTGCAAGGAACCTGCCCAAAATAGGACTATTTCTCTATAAACCTTGGAACTACTTGGCCTTCATGTACTCAGCATTCAACAACTATAATCTTTTAGTTGACATCAGTAATGTCCCCTCTGGAACTTGTTCCACAGTCAGCACCCACCATTGAATTTTGTGGATGGACTAAACTTAAAACTAACCAAGAGTTCAAAAATAGAAGTCACTTACTGTTGCTGCTTCTTCCAGGGCCCGTTTGCTTCCTCCAAGGGCTTTGAAAAGAACAATTTGCTTGGTTACTAGATTTTATTAATTAACAAACTATCTTCCCTAATATGACCACTTATCTTACACTGGACCAGATTAAGTCCTTGGTCCAACATTCAGGAGCCTCTACAACCTAGTCTAATCTTTCCCCAAGCTTGACTGTTCCCTTCATGACTTACTACAAGTTCCACTACACCAAAGTGACTGTTATTTCCCAAATGTGCCACTGTCTCTCATGACTGAGTGTTCTGATAGTTATTTCTCCTGCCTGAAATAATCCCCTGCACTCTACAAATTTGGAATTCATCTTTCAAAACCCAGCTCAAACCCAAAACTCTGCTTATTTTTCTCTCACAGCAGATTGCTGCAATGTGTTGAGTTAGTTGCTCACGATCATCATATCCAACAACTACTCAAAGCTGTAGAAGTGCCCAACCCTGCCTTGAACTGAACTCGAGGACAAAAATAATATCCACAGCTTCTGGTAAAAAATATGTCATCAGTATGTATGATGTAAATGTGTACTGAATGAAGAGATCTTCGCAAGATTTAGATGTAGAATAAAAACTTAGGTTAGAGTCCTCCTGCTGGAAGTGCTGGTAGCATCCTGTCTAACAGTTAAGAACTCAGACTTTGGAACCAGAATGCCTACATTCAAATATGTTACTAATTGGCTTATGAGACTTTGAGCAAACAATCTCTGTGCTTTAATCTTGTCATCTACAAAACAGGAATAAAACCAACAACTAATATGTTTGTTATGAGGATGAAATCAGTTAATATTTGGAAAACACTTGGTTTTTCAGTTAACACTGGAAAACACAATGCCTGTCTGGCATAGAAAGCACTATATAAATGTGCTTACTGACCACTACTTTATTCTCTTTTGTAGTActtataatttcaaatatataatcaTGTCCAAATTTTTAGAACAAGTTTTCTCTACTAACTTGTAAGTTCCTGGAGGCAAGGATAATGTCTGTTTTATTTCCCAATGCATCTTCAGCACCCAATATTGTGACTAACACatgctcaatgaatatttacagaaatgcaaaaatagattaataaataaaagagaaagtccAAAAGGATCATTAAATGACATCTATGTGAGCAGAACGTGCATTTCTATCCAGGTAGCAGGGTAATTAATCATAAGAAAATAGTAAAAGGGTAACCCAGCAAAAGGACAGCCTCTTGCATTTCTTTGGACGTTTAACCAGGGGGTAGGGTAGGGAACAGGGTGGGGTTTTCCTCTGGCCAGGAAAACTCTTCGAGTCCTCGCACTTTACAATTTGTTTGCCAGTGTATAAACTGGTGATTTCCATAAGCTGCAGAAAGAGCTGGTTGGAGTTATCCTTCCATCTGTGCTCTGGTAagaaattattcattcattcacttttaaATGGTTAGATAAAATACcaccccccctcaaaaaaagagTATTTCATGACACATGAAATCTGTCAAATTCACATTTCAGTGTTTCCATAAATAGATTTCTGTTGGAAAACAGCTATGCCCATTTATTACAGCTGTTTTGGAACTATAACAGCAAAGTTGAGTAGTTTGGACAGAGAACCTTCTGgcctacaaagcctaaaatagtTATTATCTCTTCCTTTAGAGAAAACATTTGCCTGCCTGCAGAGAAAGATGAGGGAAAGTGCTAAGAAGAAAAGCAGGGAGGTGAGACAGGGATTGGGGAGGAGTAGGACTGCAATTTCCTTCTAAGACCTCACTGAGAAGATAAAAGCTGCCATGGTAACCACAGAAGGGCTCCAGGCCGAGGCCTGGGGAAAGACCAGGAGCTCTTACCGAAGTATTCGAGCCAGTTCATCTCGCGCAGCGCCTTGGGGAGTCGCAGGATCTCAATGTTGTACAggttatccaactctttgaggagGTTCTGCCTGTCTGACTGAATTTGCTTGGATCGCATTTGCACTGCGAGAGGGCAGAGAGGACACGGCACGGGTCACCCCGTGGGGAAAAGGTTTCCGGAATCCCTGCTGCCCGAGTCCCAGTCCTCCAGCACCCCGCGATTGCCCCCCGTGACCGCGACTACCCGGGCTCCGCCCCTTACCTTCACGGTCGAAGTCCTTAAGAAAGGAGGCGAGCTTTCGGTTCCGCAGCGCGTTGGTCTTGGCCACCCGACTGCCGCCCTTCCTAGACGGAGCCATGGCGCTTCGATAGAGGCTGCGGGGAGCGAGGGGCGGAGGCACAAGGCGTCAGCGGCGGAGATGATGAAGGAGAGGGGGTCGcaagggggcgggggagggtggAGGCGGGGGAGAGTGAAGGCCCCCCCAGGGGGTTTGAATGGGGACCCCTGCCCTTCCGGGCCCGGGCATAAAGGATTCGCGAGGCACCCACCTGCAGGT
This window contains:
- the CDCA8 gene encoding borealin; its protein translation is MAPSRKGGSRVAKTNALRNRKLASFLKDFDREVQMRSKQIQSDRQNLLKELDNLYNIEILRLPKALREMNWLEYFALGGSKRALEEAATADLDITEINKLTAEATRTPLKLAKTRKVMQVDEMIMEEEEEENNNKNPQTARAKRCPPSKKRTQSIQGKGKNKRSSHYATVTPAVGRLELSLVKPTPGLTPRFDSRIFKTPGLRTPAARERIYNVSLNGSPLADSKEIFLTVPVGGGESMRLLASDLQRIDIAQLDPEALGNIKKLSNRLAQICGTIRTQK